A genome region from Penaeus chinensis breed Huanghai No. 1 chromosome 22, ASM1920278v2, whole genome shotgun sequence includes the following:
- the LOC125037136 gene encoding piRNA biogenesis protein EXD1-like, translated as MDKKVTSEVSSVTSAVLEDEQRNLTVEDILELGDACLGLRILLVSREGSYMGVINLVLPSSRRLSLEKVCNPKTGKKRVGLLTFFFQNILKITVIGEDREAKERLLKDVYQEDQRGKQLLMKKIVPPHLIGYDTNHLDEDVLLGRVENNPVTDGRDSADKGKLPPPPPARIPRPAKWLIIDNLDDAYVKALEFIKNENTISIGLEGQNLGRGGTLAWFSVATSSIIFLFDMAKIGAGEAFQRGLGGVLRDKTVLKVVHDCRVMEDMLHHQFDVNLSNVFDTQAAEVYVYMLQHRGAVPSFVSGLPTLLIRYLKLLPSHVFFSHVRQECSENDELVWFERPLPSHLAEGLARNVMYLRELRLELLDLILVDLNQVTNLYLGSLRDKDSVTISSLELHVVPAEVQRLGKRTVSNSVIDHDPYVHCSRDAFKVVPQKRY; from the exons ATGGACAAGAAAGTGACCAGCGAAGTCTCATCTGTGACATCGGCAGTACTAGAGGATGAGCAGAGAAATTTGACAGTTGAAGATATTCTA GAATTAGGTGATGCATGCTTGGGTCTGAGAATCTTATTGGTCTCAAGAGAAGGCTCGTACATGGGGGTCATCAACCTTGTTCTTCCTTCGAGCAGGCGATTATCACTTGAGAAG GTCTGCAAtccaaaaacaggaaagaaaagagttGGATTATTGACCTTTTTCTTCCAAAACATCTTGAAAATAACGGTCATTGGTGAAGAcagagaggcgaaggaaagacTTCTGAAG GATGTTTATCAAGAAGACCAGAGAGGAAAGCAGCTCCTAATGAAGAAGATCGTGCCTCCCCATCTGATTGGATATGACACAAATCATTTAGATGAAGATGTCCTTTTAGGCCGAGTGGAAAACAACCCTGTAACTGATGGAAGGGACTCAGCTGACAAAGGGAAGCTGCCTCCGCCACCGCCAGCGAGAATACCACGACCAGCTAAATGGCTCATTATTGATAACTTGGATGATGCTTACGTGAAAGCA TTGGAGTTTATCAAGAATGAGAACACCATCTCAATAGGCTTGGAAGGTCAGAACCTAGGACGCGGAGGGACCCTAGCCTGGTTTAGTGTGGCAACTTCCAGCATTATATTCCTGTTTGATATGGCCAAGATTGGAGCAGGTGAAGCTTTTCAAAGGGGGCTAGGAGGAGTCTTGAGGGATAAGACAGTCCTGAAAGTCGTGCATGATTGCAGGGTTATGGAGGATATGTTGCATCACCAGTTTGACGTTAATTTGAGTAACGTCTTTGATACACAG gCAGCtgaagtgtatgtttatatgctcCAACACAGGGGAGCTGTGCCGTCCTTTGTTTCAGGACTGCCAACTCTTCTCATCAGATATCTCAAGCTGTTGCCAAGTCATGTCTTTTTCTCACATGTTCGGCAAGAATGTTCAGAG AATGATGAATTGGTGTGGTTTGAGCGACCACTGCCATCGCACCTAGCTGAGGGCCTGGCTCGCAACGTGATGTATCTCAGAGAGCTCCGTCTGGAATTGCTGGACCTTATTCTCGTGGACCTTAATCAAGTGACAAATCTGTACCTTGGCTCACTGCGTGATAAGGACTCTGTCACAATTAGTAGT TTGGAGCTGCATGTTGTCCCTGCAGAAGTCCAGAGGCTCGGGAAGCGCACAGTAAGCAACAGTGTGATTGATCATGATCCCTATGTACACTGTTCACGAGATGCATTTAAAGTCGTGCCTCAGAAAAGGTATTGA